From one Magnetococcales bacterium genomic stretch:
- a CDS encoding Rpn family recombination-promoting nuclease/putative transposase yields MTNRLDNDSSYKLLFSHPEMVRDLLLGFVPGEWVAHLDYSTLEKVSGSFVGDEFRDREEDCIWRVGLGETWLYIYILLEFQSTVDDFMPVRVGDYGFSLFQDLRRANRLPDKKLPPILPVVIYTGKKRWNAPLEVNEMIAIVPGLEPWQPRQRYLLVEVGTLAESQLQRMRNLAAVLFRLERSRSIGAVRELVGLLGEWLYAPEQASLRRSFTVWLRRVLLPKRLPKADIPEMVELHEVNTMLAESVQEWVKPWVDQGLQQGRQEGRQEEAAAMLLMLLRHKFGTLPDWVTAKVISAPLEHLEGWGRNILFASSLEEVFVC; encoded by the coding sequence ATGACAAACCGTCTCGATAACGATTCAAGCTATAAACTGTTATTTTCGCATCCGGAGATGGTGCGAGATCTGCTTCTGGGATTTGTGCCTGGGGAGTGGGTGGCACATCTCGACTATTCCACTCTGGAGAAGGTGAGCGGCTCCTTCGTGGGCGATGAGTTCCGCGACCGGGAAGAGGATTGCATCTGGCGGGTGGGGCTGGGGGAAACCTGGCTTTATATTTACATCCTGCTGGAGTTCCAATCGACGGTGGACGATTTCATGCCGGTTCGGGTGGGGGATTATGGCTTCTCCCTTTTTCAGGATCTGCGCCGGGCCAACCGGCTGCCCGATAAAAAACTGCCTCCCATCCTGCCGGTGGTGATCTATACTGGGAAGAAGCGATGGAACGCGCCGCTGGAGGTGAATGAGATGATTGCCATTGTACCCGGCCTCGAACCCTGGCAGCCCCGGCAACGTTACCTGCTGGTGGAGGTCGGGACGCTGGCGGAATCGCAGCTGCAACGGATGCGCAATCTGGCGGCGGTGCTGTTCCGGCTGGAGCGGAGCCGCTCCATCGGAGCGGTGCGGGAGCTGGTGGGGCTCCTCGGGGAGTGGTTGTACGCCCCGGAGCAGGCCAGCCTGCGCCGCTCCTTCACCGTCTGGCTGCGTCGGGTGCTGCTGCCCAAGCGCCTGCCCAAAGCCGACATTCCCGAAATGGTTGAACTGCACGAGGTGAATACCATGCTGGCCGAAAGTGTTCAGGAGTGGGTCAAACCGTGGGTGGATCAGGGTCTTCAGCAGGGCCGCCAGGAAGGCCGCCAGGAGGAGGCCGCCGCCATGCTGCTTATGCTGCTGCGCCACAAATTCGGCACGCTTCCCGATTGGGTCACGGCGAAGGTTATTTCCGCCCCGCTGGAGCATCTTGAAGGCTGGGGCCGGAATATCCTTTTCGCCTCTTCCCTGGAGGAGGTTTTCGTCTGCTGA